The Camelus ferus isolate YT-003-E chromosome 13, BCGSAC_Cfer_1.0, whole genome shotgun sequence genome segment TGTGACTTGGCTGGTCTGGGGGGCGTTTCTGACAGAGGCAGCGAGCTGGGAGGTGCCAGTGGAGGGAGGTCAGCTTGTTCCTTGGAATCTTCTTTCTTCACACTCAGTGGGAGCAACCCTCTTCGGTGAGGTTTACCAGATGGCTGGGCACATTCCTTCAAAGCCTCTGGGCCTAGGGCTGTCACATGGGGCGAtgaggggtgaggaaggggagacATTTCCTTTGGGTCAGATGGATCTGAGGACAGGCTGGACAGTGTTTCtagctccctcctgccctggccctggctgccCAAGTGGGACTTCTCTGGTCTCTTGCCATCCTCGGTGGTGGTAAGCACCACACTGCACGGTTTTACCAGCTCAAGTTTTTCATCCGCCTTGGAagcctcctcttccttcactCTTTTTTGCTGCTGGGTTTCCATGGTAAGTTCAAGGCTGCCAGCTGGTGAAAGGACGCGTTTGCTTCCCCCCACAGTTGATGAGCTCCCCTCCAGGCTCAAGACACTCTCTGATGACAGGGAAGTGCCTTTTCTTTCAGGTAATGTCACCGGCACTCTCAGGTATGGAGTCGGGAAACCTCTGCCCTGCTCTTCACTTACCCCGGCTGGTCTGGGCCCGACCTCGTACACATCTGCTCCACATACAGACGTCCCTTTGCATGAGGGCTCCTCAAACTTAGGAAGAGCCACAGTTGCTGAGCTGCCTTGGGACTGGGTGACCAGGATCTGGGAGAGAGTGGTGTACATGGCGCTCCCGAAGGACGGCATGTTGGTCTGGATGCGGACGGGCACAACCAGAGACACCATGGTGTCtggacaggcaggcagggccagcgGAGCGGCTGACGTGGGTGCTGAGCAGCTGGCCGGGGGAGCCACGAGGGGCAGCTGGATGTCACTGCTGTACTCTGTGCTGGGCGGGAGGCCAGGGGTTCCTGTTGCCAGCGGGGCCAGGCTGGTTTTGATCTGGGGCACATGGCCTTCCACATTGCCAGGGAGCTGGAGGGCGAACTGGGATTGCAGAGGCAGGAAAAACCCAGAAGAGAGTGCTGAGGATGCAGGGTATGGCATGGGGAGAAACGAAGGGGGCTGCCGGAAGGGGATGTTGGCTGGGTGAGGCAtgagctgggggaggtggagcTGGCCTGGGTGCAGAACAGTAGGTtggagaggaagtgggggtgCTTGAAATAAGGAGGGAGGAAGCGGGGGCATGGAGTATGGTGCGGAGAGCAGGCTGGACATGGCCTGGGTGGAAAAGAATTCTGAAGACTGTCCTGGCTCAGGCTGCAAGAGGTgctggaaggagaaaagggagacagGCGGGGGCAGGTACGGTTTCTCATGCAGGGGATGCTGAGCGACGGGATGGGGGAACACCTGCAGTGCTTCTGTGTAGGGCGGAGTGGCCTCCAGTGTGGGTCTGTCCGGCACCTGGCTCTTGCCTCCTGGGTGCCCGCTGTGAGAGGTGGCTGCCGAGGACATTGGGGGCAATGCACTTTTGGCCGAAGATTTACTGGATGAGGGCTTTGGTTCCTCACTCTCCTGTCTTCCCTTGGGGGCAGCCTCCAGCTCAGTTTCGGGAGGCCTGCTCAGGGAGGCCTGTCTCAccaaaaagcattttcttctctctggtgGGGCGGCTGGGGGGCCTGGGGCGGCTGGGGCcgctggggctgctggggctggtgCAGGGGGGCCTGTCAAAGACAAGCTGCCATAGTCGAAGGATTTGCTGCGTGTCTCGGTCATGTGGGTGGCGTGGGAAACGTTGGGGCTCTGCTCTGAGGCTGACCTCCGCATCTCGCGGGCATGCGGGTGGTGGCTGGGGACAGTCAGCATGTGGGTACCCAAGGGTTTGGAGCGTGTGTCAGACGAGGGCCCAGCGGCCTCGGCTTTTCCGTGGTCATCCCTCTCGAAGGAGGCTGAGCGGCTGGACCCGCTCAGAGAGACACTGCTCTCCTGGCTCGGGCTGCGAGACAGAGGCACGGAGGACTCGAAGCTGGATTCCCCAGACGACTGGGCCATCTCTGCCAGGCGCAGCCTCTTCTTCTTGGGTGGCAGCTTCTCGGCTGGGAGCTGAGCAAGTGTCTGGCTACGCTGGGGCCACTGGAACTCCTCCGTCTTCTCGGGTTCCTTAGGGGGTGGCTCCGGCTCTGTGTCTGGCCGGTCAGGCTCCTCCGTCACCAGGATCTCAGGAACTTGAATGTTGGGCTGGCGGACCAACCTGGGCTGCAGGGAGTGAGCCGAGCGTCCGTGAGGGGCAGGCGGGGGGGATGAGAACGGGGCCGCAGACTTGTCTTCCCCTTCCAAGCCGCTGGGCTGCTCCAGAGAGTCGGACTTCTCAAAGGAGCTGGTGTGCTGGATGACAGAAATTTCTTTGGATGTggttctcctctccttccctgattCTGAGCCGGACCCTGGCTTGGGAGTCCTTGGCTGGAAGCCCGCAGATCCCTCCAGGGAGGGCACCGACTTGCTCGGTTCTGCTGGTGACTTGGTGGATTCCAAGGGAAGATTCCGAGCAGCCTCGGATGGCCCGGGGCTGCCAAACTGACTCTTTGTGGACTCAAAGGCGGGAGGCTCCTCCTCGTCCCCGAggctcttctccttcctcctctttctcagtgGAGTGAGCTCCAAGGTGGTCCCCAGTTTGTAATGCATCATCTGGGACCAGGGCTCATGCTCGGCCTGGCTCTTTTCGGCTTCCGGAGATGTGTGAGCACCTGCAGAGACGGGCTTTGCCATCTGAAGCTCTGAGCAGTAGTATTTTTTATGGGCTTCGTAGTTGTCCCTTTTCTTGTACCGAGCACCACATATGTTACATTCATAGATCACCCCTTTCGTTTTCAAACCCTTCTTGGTCTTTTTGGTGAGGTCGCTTTCCCTGGGTTCCGGTTCATCCGTGGGTTTGGAGGCTGCGTCTTTGCTGCTCGGCCCTGCCTCCTCGGAACTGTACTCCCCGCCCAAAGGTAGTTCGATGGCCGGCTGGCGCTTGAGCATCCGGGGGTGGGAGGTAAACAGTTGACTGCTGCGGCTCAGGGCTTCCGAGTCGGCGACGTGGTCGTCGAAGGAGTAGCTGCCTCGGAAGGTGTGGTGGGGGGTACTGAGGGTGCAGGTGGCAGAAGGCATTGAGTGGCTTCTCAGCAGAGGCACAGGGGGGGTGGTGCTGGGCGGGTGCTGGAGGCTCAGCAGTGATTGTTCGGGCTTCGTTTTCTCGCTGTGGGACGATGACAGGGGCTCTCGGTAGAGGCTGGATTTGGGTGACTCCATGCTGCTGCGCCGTGACAGTGAGCTCCTCCTGGGCTTCACGCTGTCTATCTCGCTGGTGTCCACCACGGCCTCATTGATGGTGATGAGCTTGGTGATGTGCTCAATCACCTGCGTCCGGGGCACGGACAGAGGCACAAGGCTGGGCTTGTCTTCGGTggacaggggcaggaggggctgggtggaAGTGGCAGTCAGCATGGTGGTCCGCTGCCCGATCCGCCCGCACTTGCCAAAGATGATCTCCGCATAGGACCTGGCGTTGGTGTTTGGGGGGCTGACCTGCTGCTCGGCGCTCTCGGAGCGTGAGAAGTACCCTGATTCGGTGCTCCCTTTGCTGCCCGGGCTCAAGAACGCCTGCTCATCGATCACCTTTTTCCTCTCACTCAACCGGAGGGCCAGCTTCTGCTTTATGGTGTGGGTGTCTTCGGGTTTATGGCTCAGGGGGTGTTCGGATGAGGGTTCCGCGAAGGGGGCGGGGTCCTCGAGCGACGGGGCTGAGCTGGACTGGGACAAGGAACAGCGCTCGTGGCTGGAACCCTGGCTCCCAGAGCTGTACAAACTGCTGGACAGGAGCGGGTGCTTAGGCCTTGGGGAGAGCTCTGCGGGGTGAGCGGACGTGGTGCCCGTTTCCTCTTCTGAATCAGTGCTTTCTCCCTCGGTGGGCTCCTCAAACTCTTCCCCGGGGatcctctccatctccagccctggGGGGTACATCTCACCGCCCATCCCCGAGGCCAGGCCAGCTTTGATGCGGTGGGCGTGGGACTTCCTGTGCTTGTAGAGGTTACTCTTGGTCTTGAAGGAGAAGCCGCAGGGGCCACAGGGGTAGGGCCTCTCGCCTGTGTGTGAGCGGATGTGTTTCTGGAGCACGCTGGGCTTGGCACAGGGGCGGCTGCAGTACTGGCATATGTACTTGCCCGGCTTCTGTGGTTTCCTCTCCTTCTTGGGTGCCTCTTCTGTGGGCTTCAAGGAGACCTGGGAGGGACGGGGCACGAAGACTTTGGGGATGCCAGGCAGGTCCTCGGTGGGAATGATGGAAGCGTGGGAAGGGAGGAGCTGGCTCTGAGGATGGAGCCCAGGGGTCACGAAGGAGCCTGAGGGCCCGGGTCTCATGGGGTCGACCAGCTGCCACGTGGACCCCTCCAGGAGATGCTCGGGTTTGCCAGGTGACATGAATGCTGGTGTCAGAGGGTGCTGCGGAAGCTGTGAGATGTGGACAGAGGCTTCGATGGATGACCTCTTGGGGGTCTTCTGCGGCTGGC includes the following:
- the HIVEP3 gene encoding transcription factor HIVEP3 isoform X2 — encoded protein: MDPEQSVKGTKKAEGSPRKRLTKGEAIQTSVPSSAPYPGSSTAATQGGPLPELLAPQPFPGPSSVLREGSQEKTGQPQKTPKRSSIEASVHISQLPQHPLTPAFMSPGKPEHLLEGSTWQLVDPMRPGPSGSFVTPGLHPQSQLLPSHASIIPTEDLPGIPKVFVPRPSQVSLKPTEEAPKKERKPQKPGKYICQYCSRPCAKPSVLQKHIRSHTGERPYPCGPCGFSFKTKSNLYKHRKSHAHRIKAGLASGMGGEMYPPGLEMERIPGEEFEEPTEGESTDSEEETGTTSAHPAELSPRPKHPLLSSSLYSSGSQGSSHERCSLSQSSSAPSLEDPAPFAEPSSEHPLSHKPEDTHTIKQKLALRLSERKKVIDEQAFLSPGSKGSTESGYFSRSESAEQQVSPPNTNARSYAEIIFGKCGRIGQRTTMLTATSTQPLLPLSTEDKPSLVPLSVPRTQVIEHITKLITINEAVVDTSEIDSVKPRRSSLSRRSSMESPKSSLYREPLSSSHSEKTKPEQSLLSLQHPPSTTPPVPLLRSHSMPSATCTLSTPHHTFRGSYSFDDHVADSEALSRSSQLFTSHPRMLKRQPAIELPLGGEYSSEEAGPSSKDAASKPTDEPEPRESDLTKKTKKGLKTKGVIYECNICGARYKKRDNYEAHKKYYCSELQMAKPVSAGAHTSPEAEKSQAEHEPWSQMMHYKLGTTLELTPLRKRRKEKSLGDEEEPPAFESTKSQFGSPGPSEAARNLPLESTKSPAEPSKSVPSLEGSAGFQPRTPKPGSGSESGKERRTTSKEISVIQHTSSFEKSDSLEQPSGLEGEDKSAAPFSSPPPAPHGRSAHSLQPRLVRQPNIQVPEILVTEEPDRPDTEPEPPPKEPEKTEEFQWPQRSQTLAQLPAEKLPPKKKRLRLAEMAQSSGESSFESSVPLSRSPSQESSVSLSGSSRSASFERDDHGKAEAAGPSSDTRSKPLGTHMLTVPSHHPHAREMRRSASEQSPNVSHATHMTETRSKSFDYGSLSLTGPPAPAPAAPAAPAAPGPPAAPPERRKCFLVRQASLSRPPETELEAAPKGRQESEEPKPSSSKSSAKSALPPMSSAATSHSGHPGGKSQVPDRPTLEATPPYTEALQVFPHPVAQHPLHEKPYLPPPVSLFSFQHLLQPEPGQSSEFFSTQAMSSLLSAPYSMPPLPPSLFQAPPLPLQPTVLHPGQLHLPQLMPHPANIPFRQPPSFLPMPYPASSALSSGFFLPLQSQFALQLPGNVEGHVPQIKTSLAPLATGTPGLPPSTEYSSDIQLPLVAPPASCSAPTSAAPLALPACPDTMVSLVVPVRIQTNMPSFGSAMYTTLSQILVTQSQGSSATVALPKFEEPSCKGTSVCGADVYEVGPRPAGVSEEQGRGFPTPYLRVPVTLPERKGTSLSSESVLSLEGSSSTVGGSKRVLSPAGSLELTMETQQQKRVKEEEASKADEKLELVKPCSVVLTTTEDGKRPEKSHLGSQGQGRRELETLSSLSSDPSDPKEMSPLPHPSSPHVTALGPEALKECAQPSGKPHRRGLLPLSVKKEDSKEQADLPPLAPPSSLPLSETPPRPAKSQEGTDSKKVLQFPSLHTTTNVSWCYLNYIKPNHIQHADRRSSVYAGWCISLYNPNLPGVSTKAALSLLRSKQKVSKETYTMATAPHPETGRLVPSSSRKPRMTEVHLPSLVSPEAQKEIARVEKEEEKRGKPEEDAPASKRGEPARIKIFEGGYKSNEEYVYVRGRGRGKYVCEECGIRCKKPSMLKKHIRTHTDVRPYVCKHCHFAFKTKGNLTKHMKSKAHSKKCQETGVLEELEAEEGTSDDPFQDSEGREGAEAVAEHQFSDLEDSDSDSDLDEDEDEDEEESQDEPSGPSSEAPPPGQPATLPADSSPVRGPQPLDATSDNQATWGSSVPEAERLAAGSGSTSSQSILCLPRLGPSGSVEKDTGSALSSKAISPRRPWSPSEEAGSRPPLAPKLSLTKSDSSPQRHSPAREPQASATSPPGPQTSPLPCRSPRLELSPLTPHPLGRELPPERKGAVDPGPPRHSPTRRWSPGQAESPPLSALPGKWALAGPGSPSAGERGPGSGLAPRAVYPPAPLPHKLLGRSPAETCASTWKAESPSPSCSPGPAHPLFSRPFSTSHDFHSHSPARTEENIFSHLPLHSQHLTRAPCPLIPIGGIQMVQARPGAHPTLLPGPRATWVSGFSGGGSDLTGAREAQERGRWSPTESSSASVSPVAKVSKFTLSSELEAGDYPKERGRTSGGLGRPPDREPHVAKVPAEPTPSPRTPHEASPRPPQGRKAEALSPRLESPLAPAHPTAPATPPLDRSSSMGCLAEASARFPARRRNLSGEPRTIQGSPEPSGSGGPRASPHQPEDQGPRST
- the HIVEP3 gene encoding transcription factor HIVEP3 isoform X1, which encodes MDPEQSVKGTKKAEGSPRKRLTKGEAIQTSVPSSAPYPGSSTAATQGGPLPELLAPQPFPGPSSVLREGSQEKTGQPQKTPKRSSIEASVHISQLPQHPLTPAFMSPGKPEHLLEGSTWQLVDPMRPGPSGSFVTPGLHPQSQLLPSHASIIPTEDLPGIPKVFVPRPSQVSLKPTEEAPKKERKPQKPGKYICQYCSRPCAKPSVLQKHIRSHTGERPYPCGPCGFSFKTKSNLYKHRKSHAHRIKAGLASGMGGEMYPPGLEMERIPGEEFEEPTEGESTDSEEETGTTSAHPAELSPRPKHPLLSSSLYSSGSQGSSHERCSLSQSSSAPSLEDPAPFAEPSSEHPLSHKPEDTHTIKQKLALRLSERKKVIDEQAFLSPGSKGSTESGYFSRSESAEQQVSPPNTNARSYAEIIFGKCGRIGQRTTMLTATSTQPLLPLSTEDKPSLVPLSVPRTQVIEHITKLITINEAVVDTSEIDSVKPRRSSLSRRSSMESPKSSLYREPLSSSHSEKTKPEQSLLSLQHPPSTTPPVPLLRSHSMPSATCTLSTPHHTFRGSYSFDDHVADSEALSRSSQLFTSHPRMLKRQPAIELPLGGEYSSEEAGPSSKDAASKPTDEPEPRESDLTKKTKKGLKTKGVIYECNICGARYKKRDNYEAHKKYYCSELQMAKPVSAGAHTSPEAEKSQAEHEPWSQMMHYKLGTTLELTPLRKRRKEKSLGDEEEPPAFESTKSQFGSPGPSEAARNLPLESTKSPAEPSKSVPSLEGSAGFQPRTPKPGSGSESGKERRTTSKEISVIQHTSSFEKSDSLEQPSGLEGEDKSAAPFSSPPPAPHGRSAHSLQPRLVRQPNIQVPEILVTEEPDRPDTEPEPPPKEPEKTEEFQWPQRSQTLAQLPAEKLPPKKKRLRLAEMAQSSGESSFESSVPLSRSPSQESSVSLSGSSRSASFERDDHGKAEAAGPSSDTRSKPLGTHMLTVPSHHPHAREMRRSASEQSPNVSHATHMTETRSKSFDYGSLSLTGPPAPAPAAPAAPAAPGPPAAPPERRKCFLVRQASLSRPPETELEAAPKGRQESEEPKPSSSKSSAKSALPPMSSAATSHSGHPGGKSQVPDRPTLEATPPYTEALQVFPHPVAQHPLHEKPYLPPPVSLFSFQHLLQPEPGQSSEFFSTQAMSSLLSAPYSMPPLPPSLFQAPPLPLQPTVLHPGQLHLPQLMPHPANIPFRQPPSFLPMPYPASSALSSGFFLPLQSQFALQLPGNVEGHVPQIKTSLAPLATGTPGLPPSTEYSSDIQLPLVAPPASCSAPTSAAPLALPACPDTMVSLVVPVRIQTNMPSFGSAMYTTLSQILVTQSQGSSATVALPKFEEPSCKGTSVCGADVYEVGPRPAGVSEEQGRGFPTPYLRVPVTLPERKGTSLSSESVLSLEGSSSTVGGSKRVLSPAGSLELTMETQQQKRVKEEEASKADEKLELVKPCSVVLTTTEDGKRPEKSHLGSQGQGRRELETLSSLSSDPSDPKEMSPLPHPSSPHVTALGPEALKECAQPSGKPHRRGLLPLSVKKEDSKEQADLPPLAPPSSLPLSETPPRPAKSQEGTDSKKVLQFPSLHTTTNVSWCYLNYIKPNHIQHADRRSSVYAGWCISLYNPNLPGVSTKAALSLLRSKQKVSKETYTMATAPHPETGRLVPSSSRKPRMTEVHLPSLVSPEAQKEIARVEKEEEKRGKPEEDAPASKRGEPARIKIFEGGYKSNEEYVYVRGRGRGKYVCEECGIRCKKPSMLKKHIRTHTDVRPYVCKHCHFAFKTKGNLTKHMKSKAHSKKCQETGVLEELEAEEGTSDDPFQDSEGREGAEAVAEHQFSDLEDSDSDSDLDEDEDEDEEESQDEPSGPSSEAPPPGQPATLPADSSPVRGPQPLDATSDNQATWGSSVPEAERLAAGSGSTSSQSILCLPRLGPSGSVEKDTGSALSSKAISPRRPWSPSEEAGSRPPLAPKLSLTKSDSSPQRHSPAREPQASATSPPGPQTSPLPCRSPRLELSPLTPHPLGRELPPERKGAVDPGPPRHSPTRRWSPGQAESPPLSALPGKWALAGPGSPSAGERGPGSGLAPRAVYPPAPLPHKLLGRSPAETCASTWQKAESPSPSCSPGPAHPLFSRPFSTSHDFHSHSPARTEENIFSHLPLHSQHLTRAPCPLIPIGGIQMVQARPGAHPTLLPGPRATWVSGFSGGGSDLTGAREAQERGRWSPTESSSASVSPVAKVSKFTLSSELEAGDYPKERGRTSGGLGRPPDREPHVAKVPAEPTPSPRTPHEASPRPPQGRKAEALSPRLESPLAPAHPTAPATPPLDRSSSMGCLAEASARFPARRRNLSGEPRTIQGSPEPSGSGGPRASPHQPEDQGPRST